The stretch of DNA GTTGGGAGTTTGACAACGTTGTCATGAAGAGAAGCAGAAAGAAACAGAGGAACGTAACAAACCTCTCGCTCGCAGTATTCATGGCCAGGAAGTAGAAATCATACGTGAAATGAAGATGATTCaggttaaaaattaaaactttggaGAACTTTGGATACCTGTGAATTACCTTTGCTTCATTTTCAATCCACAAAAATGGCactgtatatatataatagcgTTGGGTACTACTGTCTCAGGAAATTTCTTCCTCCTGTTTTTCTTATCACCATCCTACACAACACTAAACTCCGCGTTCATTCATTCAgtacttcttttatttttcattccaTTGCAAACTGTTGCCATGTCCAAAACAAGAAACTAAACTTCAATCATGAACTTTTTTATTGTATTGACCCTGTTTAGTTTTCTTTTGATAGTAATAGTTAGTGAAAAATTCGGGACTACCACTGTTTATGAGGTATAATCTTTGATCTTTCTCTGTTTCGTACTTTTCCTTGTCATATTTTCTTAGCTTCTCTAGTATTGCTTCATCAACATGAACGTTATGAGACAACTTAGTGGAATAATTGCAAGTAGGCAATTTGAGGCACTATTAACATTATGAAAGAGTATTTCATAACAACACCTGAAAAAACTTATAATGCAGGACTACGGTGAATTTTTGACAAAAgtagacatttttttattttattaactttaatatacctccataaatattatttatccaTAAAGACCATTTTATTCTACATGAAAGGGATTCGTTTCCCTGGCAAACCAAAATGCAaggtgtttttttatttctgttttgcAAAACCCCTCTTAGGATTCAGGTTCCCTTAGAAGACGAATTCTAAAAAGgtgtttttttaaaagaaaaaattaaataatttttaagaactctttttttattaaaaattaaaaaattttgatttattaaaaatagtttattatacatttaaaattttgttagtttgatgtgtatttgaaattaaaaagatatatttattttgatttttataaataagtaaggaataaataaattaaagaataaaaataataattaagataatttaaatatatatatatatatggtaattatgataatagtaaaattatgataataatatattataatgatggttgttttatgtaaaattaaatgtgagagatgtatatttatttgattaaaataatttatgtaataaaaatttggtgtaatgagttagaaaaataaaataaaataataatattattgtaagtaaaattatttaaaaagaaaattaatgtaGAGTAAAAATTAggtatataaatatgtaaaacatataggtttatttataaaaaatatttacaacaacaataaaatttaaatatatatagtaaaaaaatattttttatatattttaaatatagaaatttttaatagaattttaaaaaaatagagaaagtataaaaattgtcaaaaaaagttattttagacAAAAATATGATAAAGTATAAGTTGAAGatgaatacaaaaaatatgataaagttATTTATGAACATGCATGCATTAAATACATTAAGTAAAGGTACATGGAAtacatttttctaaataaaacataaatcaatGGTGAGAACATTTTATGTCCTGATGTTTAATAGTATGAACATTTTATTGATCGACCATGTTGTTCCCTTATGTCCATCTTTGTTCTTATCCTACTTAACTTAGGAATTGTGGTGTGCATATTTGCATGCAGCAAGCATATGTGAACATGGTAAGTGTAGTTTTTTGAATTTATCATAGTTATACCACAATTCATCTAAGTGGCAAAACAAACGCCCACCGTGGGGCTCGAACCCACGACCACAAGGTTAAGAGCCTTGCGCTCTACCAACTGAGCTAGACGGGCTAGATGAAAATTTGATGTGCAACCCAACAAACCTAGACATGAATCAAGTAAAAAGTGttttaagagaaaaacaaaaacgcCCACCGTGGGGCTCGAACCCACGACCACAAGGTTAAGAGCCTTGCGCTCTACCAACTGAGCTAGACGGGCTCAATGGCtttccaaataatattacaCATTATTATGTGTATAACAAATTTCTCTCTAGTAATAAAAAGATCAAAGGAAATGTTTAGCTCGTCCATAACACGACCATTAAATTTTAGGATAAATGAATATGAATGTCAAAATAGGTTATACTCGTTCGCTTAAACTCGACCTATTTTTGATTCATCAAAATTCGGTCAGATCGAGTCAACCTAACATTCGAAAATGAGTTAGAAGCTTGAACCCGACCCGCAATGAGCGAGCTAGCCTGCCCTATTTTGTGACGTTGCATCCTCCATGATGTTGTTCAAGATGGGAAAAGTTATCATGCAAGTGGAAAGGAAAATGTTATTGAATCGAGTAATAAGGTTGCATTATTTGTATCTCAAGTTATTTTCTACGAACAAGTTCGAAAACTACAGACATCTCCATAATGGTGCATAGGTTAgcaaaattgataaataaaaccAACATTAATTAGTGCAATGAATACGCTGTAAAACTTGTACATTTAGCCTTTGACTTCAATAATAGACAACACTAACCTCAAAATCAAAAGGAAATTACAGATACAATGGAATTTGAAAAACAAGGTTTAAACTTTCAGAACccaaatttttagaaaaagaaaaaggggatCTTAGAACTTGCAATTTCATATATTTCCTATTCAATGGATCGGACAAAAcatgttataaataataataacaatgatatatatatatatatatatatatatatatatatatatatatatatatatatatatatatatatattgagaataaaatacatatttcagGAAATGTGtacttaaaagtaaaaattaagtatttggtATATTGTTATATCATTTTGGTTTCCTTGTCACAAAATTAAAACCTGTTAGtttgatgaaataaaataaaataaaatagaagtgTATTCTGTAACCCGTTTCAAACCTTCACAGTATATTAGAAACTAATGATtgaagtatatataaaaaaaaaaaaaacatgttcatGAAtcatagtttatttatttttagatacttataatctatttattttatcctcttatttttgttcttactCTAATTATAATGTACATATAAAAcatattgtttttattagattaattgACCATTCTTTTTATCCTCTATTCCAAACTCATTTTTTGTCACCATCATTTTGTCACGTATCCTCTAGTTAGAGACCTTCTTCTACCATCCGCACCTTCCTTCTTATTGTcaaaaaaagtgaatttaaattttctagaTTGTAAATCAATTATTTACGATAAAAAGAATTACCACAATTGTACCATAGTCAGCAATAAAAGGtgaaattaagaagaaaaaaaacacacacacgcacaccaataaatagaaagaaaacttatttaaaagaaatacgtaattctaaagaaaaaagatatcgaataaaacatttagaaacttaattaattagatATATAAAGTCTCaatgttttgaaaaaatcacaaaatttttGTAGAAGTccttataaagataaataaagtgAGAGACAATAATTTTTTGACCCATTCTTAATCCATCACtctaattacttttaaattattacatcatattgtcaaaaaataaaaataaaaataaaaaatttaaaattaattaaaataatgaattaaaagtcGTTCATTTCCTAAAAACAAGACATGTTAGATAATAGACAAAATActgaattattgttttttttttttcacaacttcTCCTTCGACATGTCTcacaccttcttcttctttcgaCATGTCAGGTGCTGCTAAAACTATGAGCCGTAACGGAGCTCCTCCGTGAAACTGAAACATGATCCAACTTATTACAGGAAAATAGTTCGCcattactagaaaaaaaaatgatttaaaaaaaaaactgttattATTTAGATATTGTTACCtgagatattaaaatataacattattaatCTCACCGTAATTTGTTAGTAAGGTAACTTATGTGCGTGGGACTCTTCTAAAACGATACCCTCCAATGCACTAGTAGGCACCATTTCCGTGTAACAGTCCAAGCTTGAATGAACGCGTCGCTTTCACACACTTCAAAATCCCATATGCTATAGCAGAacccaaagaaaataaaagtttagATCTCACACATTGTTTCCCTCTATCTATTCTCCACTGTAGACAAACAGAAACAAGAAGAACAAACAAAGAATTCAAGATGGAGGACCTAGCGCAGGTTCTAGGGTTGAGCGCGACGAGGGTGGCGAGCGCGGTGATATCAGCGGCGCATAACGCCAGTGCGCACCGCCGGAACTGCGAGCGCATGGTGGAGCAGGTGAGGATGATAGGGAACCTGCTGGTGACGCTGGAATCGACGGAGGTGGCGCGGCTGCCGGCGACAAAGGAACCGTTGGACGGTCTTCAAGAGGCTCTGCGGAAAGCGTTGGAGTTGGTGGAAAGTTGCAAAGACAAGAGTTACCTTTACATGCTTGCTATGGGTTGGAGCGTAGTGAATCAGTTCCGCCACGTTCAGACGCAGATCGATCGCCACCTCCAACTCGTGCCCCTCATCTCCGCTGTTCACGATTTTCGTATGCAGGTTCTTCACTGGTTAAcagttttttctattattatttctatatttttagatttattataattaatcacATCACActattaatcatttttttttatatttctcttgCGTTCAGTTACACTTGCTTCGTTAGGAAAGTTCACTAGACATACttgttaaattaataattatcctTGCATTTGATTTACATTTTCATCgcctaatttattttttaagatgataTCGTTCGCGCCTAACATGCTTATTGTTCACTTTAgatctttaataaaatttattggagAAAATCATTTCTCGattctcttttttcatttatttttattttgatcttAGCTAGCTTCaacggttttaaaaataaaatcagctCGAACAATACTGTGTTTTCCTCACATTTGGTGAAAAGATTGTCGGTGGAGATAAAGTATAATATCAATACCAGTATTTctactttttattaattaatgaatgaACGTAATTAACATCCACTGTTTTCTGTTGTTTTGTTTTACCAcgtcatttattattattattattatttttttttttttttttttctctattaaatttggtcaaaattttcaaaagttataaAATGTCAGACTTTACTGTTAACTTTTTGAAAAGGTGGACGAAAACGAAGACTCTAGAGTCTAGAGTAAGGAGTGTAATGTAAATTGCTCTGTACTCTTCTCTGTGTTCTGGGCTACCACCGGGAATAACATGGATCTCCTCCCGAAAACGGTGGCAACTTTGAGCTATTATTGGggtatattaattaatttttaaagttatacaaatattattaattgataattaataatttagaaaaaaaatatattgaactttgttgttaaaaaatgaCCTTGTCGCCTTTGAGACATGGGTGGATATGTGTATAAGAACATTCTTTTAAATAGTAGCAAATCTTTCCTGTTTTTAGAGGAAATTTTCCTGTGtaaaatacatttcaaattaaaaaagacaAGTACGATGAAACAAGTCACTTTTGACTCTTGCGAGTTAAGAAGCTTCCAAAATTCCAAACATAAGAACTCCACACATACACTGTGTTGTTCTTAATACTTTTTCAGTGCATCAATTATCAACCCTTAAGCTAAGCGGTAAAGTTTAATACACATTTAAGTTACGTATGTAGTTTAAGAGTGATGCCTTTCAGAAGTCACAGAGCAGTTAGTCACAGAGCTATATATTATTTGCAATGTTTTTAGTCACGATAGATTTGGACgtaaaatgaagagaaaaaaagaaaacttaatttgaTTTCTTAGTTTTCTAAGATTTTCTTGAGTTACATGTATAGCCCAACCCTTAGATATTAAATGTTACACTTCCAAATTCATGAACAAGTAATTAATcaagtttaattatttgtttcaatttcaaTCAATAGATTTTTGTCATCTATCTTTCCCATTCCATTGAAACGCATCTACCTCTGACAAGATTCGGTATTTGAAATGCAGCATCTCGGAGAAGAGGATCAAACGGAATACACCCTGGATGAAGAAGAAATGGAGACCCAAAATGTGATACTAAAGACTAATCGATCTAAGAAGGATGCAGGTATATTGGAGAAATCCTTATCTCGTAGGTACCCTGATCTGGGGTTCCACGAGGCCCTCaaagaggagaaagaaaaactGCATATTGAACTACATAGATCAAGAACCAATAATGACCCAGACCAATGCAGGGTAATTGAACATCTTATTGAAGTCACAGAAAATGTTGTCAGCGTGACACCTAACGAAAAGGTTGCAAAAGTTATTTTCAACGAACCAACTGATTTGATATCAAGGTAGTTTTATGATACCATTAAATGATTTTATCAGGTAACCATCTTATTACtgaattgttaattatttatacatatatctTGGTCTAGGAATATAACTAACAATGCAATAGCATTCGAGGACCTCGAGTTGGAATCTGGAGATAAAAGTCAATCAGAATGGGAGACTGATCTCTTTGGTTGCTTCAGTGAGCCTTGCTTATGTAAATATCTGAACCCCTCGTATAGATTCTACATACATTTTTCAAAAAAGGTAAATGGTAAACTTGTTCAGTGGTGGCATGCAAACTGCAATTCAACAATCATTACCCCTGTTCTTTTACTTGTCTAGTAAAACCTTTTCAATCAAATGATAGCTGCATATAATGCAACACATGCAAGACCTCGATAAATAAAGGTGCTTGGTTCATACAAAAATGTATGGAGCGAGAAGCAACAAGTATTAGAACTTCGAAGTGTATGAATTTTTCTTAAAGTCTATGAGGAAATTTTTCTTCCTACTTTTTTTGTGTAAGATGCAAGGGTGTTTCTTGTTTACGATTtccttttaagaaaataatagtaTTGTTCATTACAGGCCTAAAGACCTGCTTCTTCCCATGCGGAACATTTTCTTGGATAGTTAATGTGGTTACCGGGGGAGAAACTTGTAAGTAAATTGTGAGTAATGCGATTTTAATGGATATGATTTACCTAAACAGTTGACGATAACATGCATCATGAAGTTCTGAAATCAACTCTAACTGGTACACAATAGTCCAAACTCTCTGACTTGAAATTGTTACAGCTCGAACACGTGCAATGACTAATCTTATGGCTTACTCCATGTTCTGTGTTTGCTGCTGTTATTCCTGTTGCATAAGAGGGAAATTGCGTAGCAAATTTAACATTGAGGTTGGTTTCCATTTCACCCTGTCCACTTaagtttcatttcattattaaccgtttttgtttttttcgtaGGGAGGTCTGTGTGATGACTAATTGACACATCTAATGTGTTGCTGTTGTGCAATGGTTCAAGAATGGCGTGAACTTCAGCTCAGGGGTTTTGGAGGTAGGTTCATCAAAACTTACCCAACAAAACTCAATTTGattctaaataattttacttaCTCCAAATAGATACAAAGTTGTTTGGTTAAAAACTCCAATTTTTTTCTTGGAAATCATTAATGAAACTGATTCTAAACAAGTATGTCGGCCAGAATGACTGATAAGATAATCAACCACTGCTGCAGATTGCAGAGAAAGAAGGATGTTTCCTCCTCCGAACCAGCACATGGAGTCATGAATTTTCctaatttctcttttttcctAAAGATATAGTCAATTTCTGCTGTCAGGAAATCAAACGATTTACTCAGTCGCTTGAAGTCATTACATGAAATTAGAAGACTCAGTTTTCTTCACGGCAAATCAAGCTCAAATacttatttatcttatttgatttatatttttaaaaatatttttgtctcaattatCACTTTAGAGTATTTTTCTGATAATATtcttagaaaaatgatattttaacctactttttttatccacttttaacTCACCATTCTTATCACCCTtagatcatttattttaattttttgtagtgatgtgatgtgatgatctaaaaGTAATGAGAGTAGTGGATTAAGAGTGAGTCAAAAAAAGTGgattaaagtatcattatccaTATTCTTAATATCTTATCTTGCAATACACTTTATTACTCTTTTCGTTATTATCTtagtatgaaaataatattatgaatcttattatatatattctcatcttttattttttctatgtaaaatttaatgtagaCTATTAACTAATGTAGCattgtcttttttttaaaaattaatgatttacattaaattatgtcaaagatttaaatttaaagataaaattaaaaaaataagagtcttaatatcttttttcaagtagatatttagtattttttttaatactcaTTCTGTTTTTGATGCGAGAAAGAGAATTATAaaaggtaaataaaaaaatgacaagCCATACCTCTATTCGGTACATACTTACATCTCCATCTTCGCTTttgacatttatttatttttaaccaattggttaaactaatataatgttttcattattttagtataattggTGGTTAAATTTATGTCTGTACCAAACTCTcaattgtaatatatttaaacacTACATAACTATAAATTCGTAtgaaacttttataattatcattaactttaaaaatcaactatcaatatatatatatatatatatatatatatatatatatatactagcgtAAACAAAGGCGCTATCGCGTTTGTGcgtatacattttttaaatatgtgtgttattatattagtaggtgataatattgtaatgttattaagttaatatataaattaaaattaagtaatgatcaattttcaaaattttaataaattattatatttaaaagataaaattgatattttgaaatgttgacataaaaagaaaatcttctttatatatatatatatatatatatatatatgtgaatcAAACATAATTAACTTAACTTGAATAAACATTTGGtccatattttcattataatatttatttaatttgatcttcattttcgttttatatttaattagatttttattttgatcaatttgattttttttgttaactacatttaaaaaattaaccatGCATGTTACGTGTCagttgatttatatattttattttattttaatttttttaaatttatgattttctaatttttagGTTTCAAGCATGgagaaaaatagtttattaaattaaaaatttgccgTAATCATTTAAAGTATCACTAAgaaatagtttatttaattaaaatgttaagatatataatttatcaaGATATATCGAATTTAAAActagataaaattatatttaaaagtatgtaaaaatttaaataaaaacaaggcCTCgaaaagtatttatatattttataaaatttattaataaaatttttttgtaaaatttcatgcaaaattattagtagaaaaaaatatatttataaattcattttcataGGAAAAACTACTTAcgatattttttcaaaaacttatttatgaatttaaaatatacaagaaaattatttgcgaaaatttaaatttgcagTTAAAAGTATatgttgttttttaaatttatattttcacataaaagttgttgtaaattttttataagaaaaaatgctatgaataattttcttaaaattttttaaatttcacagTAAGTAAGTACTCACGAAAGTATTATTAGTAAGAAAAATGATAGCAAAatcttcataaaatataaaaaattttagtaaCGAAATAACactaaaaccaaaataattattttccttaATCGTGAaagttagtattttatttattataaataaaataattacaaatcttttttattttaaaaaatagtaaaatattttgattacaagactaataataaaatataaagattaaaataaaaattacaaagataATAACAGAAAATAAAGATACAAAGATAATGCATACATATCTAATCTTccttataactatatataaaatctATCATTTTCTTAATAAGGTTTAAACTAAATATAAGATGTATTTAGGCTCAATTCCTAAACTCTTTTAGACCAACTTTTAGATATCTTGActgtcttaaaaataaaaaaagtaaaataatgagTTATTATTCTAATGTAGGAAAAtgttaatatttcattaaataaaaaacttatattttaaatgtgtaaGTGTTTCTTAAtctatatataacattttacaaaaatgtaaagaaaataaGAGGACAAAGATttttgaagaaataaagaagaaaaaatgcgCACaactcatatttatttatatattatttctaacaactttattttcatacattgtttaaaaaaattatatcttgcTGCGACATTTTTGTAAACAAGAGTTTATATCAGCGGTCACAACAGCTCGATCACCTGATACACAAAAGTAAGTTATTAAAACGATGTAAACATgtaacaaaattgaatcataaataatacatataaaagattaaaataaagaataatgtTGTAAGAAAGTAAATACCTATTGTAGATTTGGTCATGCCGCATCCATTAATGCATTCATAGTAAACACCGGGAAGAGACCTATGATTACATTTTTCCTTGCAATCATGATAACATGATAGATCTTTTGATGTTATACATTCAAAGAAACATTTCACACTACATACTTTGTCCGGAGTTCCT from Vigna unguiculata cultivar IT97K-499-35 chromosome 8, ASM411807v1, whole genome shotgun sequence encodes:
- the LOC114195278 gene encoding protein MID1-COMPLEMENTING ACTIVITY 2-like isoform X1 — its product is MEDLAQVLGLSATRVASAVISAAHNASAHRRNCERMVEQVRMIGNLLVTLESTEVARLPATKEPLDGLQEALRKALELVESCKDKSYLYMLAMGWSVVNQFRHVQTQIDRHLQLVPLISAVHDFRMQHLGEEDQTEYTLDEEEMETQNVILKTNRSKKDAGILEKSLSRRYPDLGFHEALKEEKEKLHIELHRSRTNNDPDQCRVIEHLIEVTENVVSVTPNEKVAKVIFNEPTDLISRNITNNAIAFEDLELESGDKSQSEWETDLFGCFSEPCLCLKTCFFPCGTFSWIVNVVTGGETSRTRAMTNLMAYSMFCVCCCYSCCIRGKLRSKFNIEVGFHFTLST
- the LOC114195278 gene encoding protein MID1-COMPLEMENTING ACTIVITY 1-like isoform X3; translated protein: MEDLAQVLGLSATRVASAVISAAHNASAHRRNCERMVEQVRMIGNLLVTLESTEVARLPATKEPLDGLQEALRKALELVESCKDKSYLYMLAMGWSVVNQFRHVQTQIDRHLQLVPLISAVHDFRMQHLGEEDQTEYTLDEEEMETQNVILKTNRSKKDAGILEKSLSRRYPDLGFHEALKEEKEKLHIELHRSRTNNDPDQCRVIEHLIEVTENVVSVTPNEKVAKVIFNEPTDLISRNITNNAIAFEDLELESGDKSQSEWETDLFGCFSEPCLCKYLNPSYRFYIHFSKKA
- the LOC114195278 gene encoding protein MID1-COMPLEMENTING ACTIVITY 2-like isoform X2 translates to MEDLAQVLGLSATRVASAVISAAHNASAHRRNCERMVEQVRMIGNLLVTLESTEVARLPATKEPLDGLQEALRKALELVESCKDKSYLYMLAMGWSVVNQFRHVQTQIDRHLQLVPLISAVHDFRMQHLGEEDQTEYTLDEEEMETQNVILKTNRSKKDAGILEKSLSRRYPDLGFHEALKEEKEKLHIELHRSRTNNDPDQCRVIEHLIEVTENVVSVTPNEKVAKVIFNEPTDLISRNITNNAIAFEDLELESGDKSQSEWETDLFGCFSEPCLCLKTCFFPCGTFSWIVNVVTGGETSRTRAMTNLMAYSMFCVCCCYSCCIRGKLRSKFNIEGGLCDD
- the LOC114193310 gene encoding uncharacterized protein LOC114193310, producing the protein MMKIIGVMIMMMVILGCTQAIPITPEKTSTFSETGTPDKVCSVKCFFECITSKDLSCYHDCKEKCNHRSLPGVYYECINGCGMTKSTIGDRAVVTADINSCLQKCRSKI